From one Formosa sediminum genomic stretch:
- a CDS encoding hybrid sensor histidine kinase/response regulator transcription factor, with protein sequence MKQKVLLLIVFSVFFNVLIGQNDISFLHISPKTENGYRTIKNTIQDSLGYVWMSQSNGLMKYDGYDYVFHSIDSIFNTTDIDDEIKTINLDPKSNLLVLSKKGLLAKREKNGSYTQLNTRLSDKKATLLINNFFVINSKIWVIDFSNTIHILNSDTFKIEHTQLIPQQNLNGSAIIDLITLSENDFFITTNKGQLFRCTQQNITEIKGDYNHHPGIMYLTLSGTNNLWIGTKYMGLFKYNLTNNEIKKYSYYKDCIDILEKDMILSLFKDSDGIIWAGSDGEGLYRINPVTEDIKLYRHTSLNKSSLSANSIIHINEDSDKNLWIISNYGDINILVKSNNKIFHHNGLKGNISARVLSILKDSNNNIWIGTDGKGLTKKNLTTGKEKQFLTINNSLEGFYIQTITEDNNNNIWIGTYKNGLWFYDSKTDEAKKISLSSTYGKEPTDVLTTFKDSKGRIWVASDVCVFIFNANKEQIATFKFGEHHLKGELIRCIVEDAEGKIWLGVDNGGLFIFNEAENLKSSEFENIQYGNKKKYNSIVSMAYDGDKKIWLIDLEGQIYFINVHDKTFEKFIDYKSLDGTDFHTVLLEDKDNLWLGSNNGLWNIDLNQDSSIRYTKADGFFSDYYTQRSAFKDASGMLFFGGLNGLDGFYPSEITKTKIHTKLNINAIEILNKPASLIIPEQINNGVEHITQLKLKDNQSSFLFKFSAIGNILNNNYLYAYRLKGFNDEWKITKDPRIASYTNIPYGNYTFEVKATSTNGNWDIPLKSIAIAIAPPIWMHPIAFIIYLLLLFLLLYGIYKWYYLKKNLLLQKVKNEEEANSYYEKMNFFSKMSHEIQTPLTLIMGPAEEIIKQTQTENDPILNQRLKVIYNNAKRLSRITNTLTTIRNKEIGQLKLKVTEHDIIKKIKKISDSFREEARFKKIDFELDNFQNTYQLWFDNELVEHIIYNLLSNAFKYTPVEGRICIKTTLDTKAEYINISIIDSGYGISKKEYNDIFKLFYRSKHTVFSKGMGIGLAFVKELVSLHKGEIHVKSKLNKGTTFTVSLPINKDIYSETERAELINTNPEHTIVDVSALHKITYKTSENKASILIVEDNFEMLHFLLEVFNANYNVYGAYNGEEGLKMIKDFLPDIIISDISMPNMDGLEMCKILQQDRDVSHIPLIFLTAKNPTGYKLKGLKYGAIEFMRKPFDIKELQLKVHNILVQNKKIYTKANLKHLSAPEATVEKTKDDEFIEKLIALLNANLDNPEFKLESLSDSMNMSYSNIYRKCQKLTDKTIVDLLRLLRLKRAAVLIVKNKLNISEACFAVGFNDPRYFSKCFKAQFKLTPSEFKKQAKKSNTDTFLEQYGL encoded by the coding sequence ATGAAGCAAAAAGTCCTTTTATTAATAGTTTTTAGTGTGTTTTTTAATGTTTTAATTGGACAGAATGATATTTCATTTTTACACATTTCTCCTAAAACAGAAAATGGATATCGTACCATAAAAAACACCATTCAAGATTCTTTGGGTTATGTATGGATGTCTCAATCTAACGGCCTCATGAAGTATGATGGCTACGATTACGTTTTTCACTCTATAGATTCCATTTTTAATACCACAGATATAGACGATGAAATTAAGACCATTAATCTAGACCCTAAAAGCAATTTACTTGTACTATCAAAAAAGGGGTTACTCGCTAAACGCGAAAAAAACGGAAGCTACACACAATTAAACACCCGGTTATCAGACAAAAAAGCAACGTTATTAATAAATAATTTCTTTGTAATAAATTCAAAAATCTGGGTTATCGATTTTTCAAATACAATTCACATTCTTAACTCAGATACTTTTAAAATTGAACACACACAGTTAATACCGCAGCAAAATTTAAATGGAAGTGCGATTATTGATTTAATAACATTATCTGAAAACGATTTTTTTATTACAACCAATAAAGGACAACTGTTTAGGTGTACACAACAAAATATTACTGAAATTAAAGGCGATTACAATCACCATCCTGGAATAATGTATTTAACATTATCTGGGACTAATAATTTATGGATTGGTACCAAATACATGGGGTTATTTAAATATAACCTTACCAATAATGAAATTAAAAAATATTCATATTATAAAGATTGTATAGATATTTTAGAAAAAGATATGATTTTATCTTTATTTAAAGATAGCGACGGTATAATTTGGGCTGGTTCAGACGGAGAAGGATTATACAGAATTAATCCTGTTACTGAAGATATTAAACTCTACAGGCATACCTCTTTAAACAAATCGTCTTTAAGTGCTAATTCTATTATCCATATAAATGAAGATTCAGACAAAAACTTATGGATTATTTCAAATTATGGAGACATTAATATTCTAGTAAAAAGTAATAATAAAATTTTTCATCACAACGGTTTAAAAGGTAATATCTCTGCCCGTGTACTTTCTATACTAAAAGATTCTAATAACAACATTTGGATAGGAACCGATGGTAAAGGCCTAACTAAAAAGAATTTAACAACAGGAAAAGAAAAACAATTTTTAACCATAAACAACTCTCTAGAAGGCTTTTACATACAAACCATTACCGAAGACAACAATAATAATATATGGATTGGAACATACAAAAATGGTCTTTGGTTTTATGATTCTAAAACAGATGAAGCAAAAAAAATATCTTTATCTAGTACTTATGGCAAGGAACCAACAGATGTACTAACAACATTTAAAGATAGTAAAGGACGTATTTGGGTTGCATCAGATGTTTGTGTGTTTATTTTTAATGCAAATAAAGAACAAATTGCAACTTTTAAATTTGGCGAACATCATTTAAAAGGTGAATTAATAAGATGTATAGTAGAAGATGCCGAAGGTAAAATTTGGCTAGGAGTTGATAATGGTGGACTATTTATTTTTAATGAAGCTGAAAATTTAAAATCTTCTGAATTTGAAAATATCCAATACGGTAATAAAAAGAAATATAACTCTATTGTATCTATGGCTTACGATGGAGATAAAAAAATATGGCTTATCGATTTAGAAGGTCAAATTTACTTTATTAACGTTCATGATAAAACATTCGAAAAATTTATTGATTATAAATCTTTAGATGGCACAGATTTTCACACCGTTTTATTAGAAGACAAAGATAATTTGTGGTTAGGCTCTAATAATGGCTTATGGAATATAGATTTAAATCAAGATAGTAGTATAAGGTATACTAAAGCCGATGGATTTTTTAGTGATTATTACACACAAAGAAGTGCTTTTAAAGATGCGTCAGGCATGCTTTTCTTTGGTGGTTTAAATGGCTTAGATGGATTTTACCCAAGTGAAATAACTAAAACCAAAATACACACTAAACTTAATATAAATGCTATAGAAATCCTTAATAAACCTGCATCTCTAATTATTCCTGAACAAATTAATAATGGTGTAGAACATATTACCCAATTAAAATTAAAAGACAATCAATCTTCTTTTCTTTTTAAATTTTCTGCAATTGGAAACATTTTAAACAATAATTATCTGTATGCTTATAGATTAAAAGGATTTAATGATGAATGGAAAATCACTAAAGATCCGCGTATAGCCAGCTATACAAACATCCCTTATGGAAATTATACTTTTGAAGTTAAAGCCACTTCAACCAATGGAAACTGGGATATTCCTTTAAAATCTATTGCTATTGCTATTGCGCCACCAATTTGGATGCACCCAATAGCTTTTATAATTTACCTACTCCTTCTCTTTCTGCTTCTTTACGGTATTTATAAATGGTATTATTTAAAGAAAAACCTACTTCTTCAAAAAGTTAAAAATGAAGAAGAAGCAAATAGTTATTACGAAAAAATGAACTTCTTTTCTAAAATGTCTCATGAAATTCAGACGCCTTTAACTTTAATAATGGGACCTGCAGAAGAAATCATTAAACAAACCCAAACAGAAAACGACCCAATCTTAAATCAACGCTTAAAAGTTATATATAATAACGCAAAGAGACTTTCCAGAATAACCAATACGCTTACTACTATAAGAAATAAAGAAATAGGACAATTAAAATTAAAGGTTACAGAACACGATATTATTAAAAAAATAAAAAAGATTTCGGATTCGTTTAGAGAAGAAGCACGATTTAAAAAGATAGATTTTGAGTTAGATAATTTTCAGAACACATACCAATTGTGGTTTGATAACGAATTAGTTGAACACATTATTTACAATTTATTATCTAATGCGTTTAAATACACTCCAGTAGAAGGGCGTATCTGTATTAAAACAACTTTAGATACCAAAGCAGAATACATAAACATTTCAATTATAGATTCTGGATATGGCATATCTAAAAAAGAATATAACGACATTTTTAAACTCTTCTACCGGTCTAAACATACGGTATTTAGTAAAGGTATGGGAATTGGGTTAGCCTTTGTAAAAGAATTAGTAAGTCTACATAAAGGAGAAATACATGTAAAATCTAAACTTAATAAAGGCACAACTTTTACAGTATCCTTACCTATAAATAAAGATATATATTCTGAAACAGAACGGGCAGAACTAATAAATACCAACCCCGAACACACCATAGTTGATGTTTCTGCATTGCATAAAATAACATATAAAACTAGCGAGAATAAAGCTTCCATTCTTATCGTTGAAGATAATTTTGAAATGCTTCATTTCTTATTAGAAGTCTTCAATGCAAATTATAATGTATATGGAGCATATAATGGTGAAGAAGGATTAAAAATGATTAAAGATTTCTTACCAGATATTATAATTTCAGATATATCTATGCCTAATATGGATGGTTTAGAAATGTGCAAAATTTTACAACAAGACAGAGATGTTTCTCATATCCCACTAATATTTTTAACCGCTAAAAATCCAACAGGTTACAAACTTAAAGGGCTAAAATACGGAGCAATAGAGTTTATGAGAAAACCTTTTGATATTAAAGAATTGCAGCTAAAGGTTCACAACATCTTGGTTCAAAACAAAAAAATATATACTAAAGCAAACCTTAAACATTTAAGTGCTCCAGAGGCTACAGTAGAAAAAACTAAAGACGATGAATTTATTGAAAAATTAATAGCCTTATTAAATGCTAATTTAGATAATCCTGAGTTTAAACTTGAAAGCCTGTCTGATTCTATGAATATGAGCTATTCAAACATTTACAGAAAATGCCAAAAATTAACAGACAAAACTATAGTAGATTTATTACGATTATTACGTTTAAAACGTGCTGCTGTTTTAATTGTAAAAAATAAACTCAATATTTCTGAAGCTTGTTTTGCTGTTGGTTTTAACGACCCTAGATATTTTTCAAAATGTTTTAAGGCACAATTTAAACTAACCCCATCAGAATTTAAAAAACAAGCTAAGAAAAGTAATACAGATACATTTTTAGAGCAATACGGACTATAA
- a CDS encoding MFS transporter codes for MSNQNTTAKKYYHIIILVMLVFFVISFITNILNSIIVDVKQSFDLSLTLTGLLPFSFFIAYGVMSIPAGFLAEKYGDKTLLIISFFVMMLASWGFTFNPSYITFTITLFSLGSCMAVLQVVINPMLRVAGGEEHFAFNSVLAQLVFGLASFASPYLYKYLVSANGTDSDTIASVLRGFVPDNLPWVSLYFVFALIALIMLFIVFFVKYPKIHKNEDEKAGDRSSYLSLLKNKWTLLYFLGIFCYVGTEQGIGNWISQFLYEYHGIDPQVLGADTVAYFWAMLTIGCLLGLLLLKVMDSRKLLIYATFITIMTIIVAVTGTSQVALIAFPLVGFFISVMWSIIFSLALNSVKNHHGSLSGILCTGIAGGAIVPFIVGWIGELVSLKAGMFFLMIPLLFILSIGFWANPLVTNKTISLKKES; via the coding sequence ATGAGTAACCAAAATACTACAGCAAAGAAATATTATCATATAATTATATTGGTAATGCTGGTTTTCTTTGTGATTTCATTTATAACCAATATTTTAAACTCGATTATAGTTGATGTAAAACAGAGTTTTGATTTAAGTTTAACCTTAACAGGATTGTTACCTTTTTCATTTTTTATAGCCTATGGAGTTATGTCTATTCCTGCCGGATTTTTAGCTGAAAAATACGGGGACAAAACACTATTAATTATTTCCTTTTTTGTTATGATGTTGGCTTCTTGGGGTTTTACATTTAATCCAAGCTACATCACATTTACAATTACACTTTTTAGCTTAGGAAGTTGTATGGCCGTTTTGCAGGTTGTTATTAATCCCATGTTACGCGTAGCTGGTGGTGAAGAACATTTTGCATTTAATTCGGTGTTAGCACAACTGGTTTTTGGATTGGCTTCTTTTGCAAGTCCATATTTATATAAGTATTTGGTTAGTGCAAATGGTACCGATTCAGATACTATTGCAAGTGTATTAAGAGGATTTGTTCCTGATAATTTACCGTGGGTGTCTCTTTATTTTGTGTTTGCATTAATAGCTTTAATCATGTTGTTTATTGTCTTTTTTGTGAAGTATCCTAAAATTCATAAAAATGAAGATGAAAAAGCTGGAGATCGCAGTTCTTACCTAAGTCTTTTAAAAAATAAATGGACACTATTGTACTTTTTGGGTATTTTCTGTTATGTAGGTACAGAACAAGGAATAGGAAATTGGATTTCTCAATTTTTATATGAATACCACGGTATAGATCCGCAAGTTCTTGGAGCAGATACTGTAGCCTATTTTTGGGCTATGCTTACTATAGGTTGCCTTTTAGGTCTACTTTTACTTAAAGTTATGGATAGTAGAAAATTATTAATCTACGCCACTTTTATAACTATAATGACAATTATAGTTGCAGTAACAGGGACTTCTCAAGTGGCTTTAATAGCCTTTCCTTTAGTAGGCTTTTTTATTTCAGTTATGTGGTCTATTATATTCTCATTAGCACTTAATTCAGTAAAAAATCACCATGGATCTCTATCAGGAATTTTATGTACAGGTATTGCTGGTGGTGCTATTGTGCCCTTTATTGTAGGTTGGATTGGTGAACTTGTTAGCCTTAAAGCTGGTATGTTTTTCTTAATGATTCCGTTATTATTTATTCTGTCTATTGGATTTTGGGCAAACCCATTAGTAACAAATAAAACCATTAGTCTAAAAAAAGAAAGTTAG
- a CDS encoding ROK family protein, whose product MEEEYLGVDIGGTTINLGVIQNNLIKKEDTILINKDASKEETLQSLYQLIHENLTTRVVGIGVGVPAVVDPVKGIVYDVQNIKGWKEVNLKLLLELEFNLPVFINNDANCFALGEFMYGKNKSSNSFIGLSLGTGLGMGIVINNTLYNGVLCGAGEIGMLSYKDGIVEHYTGSFFFTDYYNETAKSLAEKAEKGDEKALNVFNEYGKHLGEAIKSILYMYAPDKIILGGSISKAFPFFKESMFNILTGYAYQKQIENLIIDVSKTKGSALLGAASLCLQNK is encoded by the coding sequence ATGGAAGAAGAATATTTGGGAGTTGATATTGGAGGGACTACAATAAACCTGGGAGTAATTCAGAATAATTTAATAAAAAAAGAAGATACTATTCTTATTAATAAAGATGCTTCTAAAGAAGAAACATTGCAGAGCTTATATCAATTAATACATGAAAATTTAACGACTCGAGTTGTTGGTATTGGTGTAGGAGTGCCTGCAGTTGTAGATCCTGTAAAAGGGATTGTTTATGATGTTCAAAATATAAAAGGATGGAAAGAAGTAAACTTAAAACTGCTTTTAGAGCTAGAATTTAATCTTCCAGTATTTATAAATAATGATGCCAATTGTTTTGCTCTAGGAGAGTTTATGTACGGAAAAAATAAGAGTTCTAATTCTTTTATAGGCTTGTCTTTAGGTACGGGTTTAGGAATGGGAATTGTTATTAATAATACACTTTATAATGGTGTATTATGTGGCGCTGGAGAGATAGGTATGTTATCTTATAAAGATGGAATTGTAGAACATTATACAGGTAGTTTTTTCTTTACAGATTATTATAATGAAACTGCCAAAAGTCTTGCTGAAAAAGCAGAAAAAGGAGACGAGAAAGCTTTAAATGTTTTTAACGAATATGGTAAGCATTTAGGAGAAGCTATAAAAAGCATTTTGTATATGTATGCCCCAGATAAAATAATTTTAGGAGGTTCAATAAGTAAAGCTTTTCCGTTTTTTAAAGAAAGCATGTTTAATATTTTAACTGGTTATGCTTATCAAAAACAAATAGAAAATTTAATTATAGACGTTTCAAAAACTAAAGGTTCTGCTTTGTTAGGAGCAGCCTCTTTGTGTCTTCAAAATAAATAA
- a CDS encoding PIG-L deacetylase family protein yields the protein MKKLTFIIVMAVIGFNAIAQEKPLKIIAIGAHPDDCDMKFGGTAAMYAQLGHKVKFLALTNGDAGHQSMGGGVLGKRRRAEAKKAGEALGIEYDVLDNHDAELIPTLNVRHQVIRKIREWDADIVLGLRPNDYHPDHRNAGVVVQDAAYLVIVPNVTPDTPALEKNPIFLYMQDGFQKPYPFSKDIAVIIDGVMDKKEKAFASHESQVFEWMPWLMGMTESDIPTGKKERLDWVNKTYLKETKLDEAGKESLKKWYPKTDTSKVKYVEFFEICEYGKQPTDEEIKYYFPMLK from the coding sequence ATGAAAAAATTAACATTTATAATAGTTATGGCAGTGATTGGCTTCAATGCTATTGCACAAGAGAAACCGTTAAAAATTATTGCGATTGGTGCACATCCAGACGATTGCGATATGAAATTTGGTGGCACCGCAGCAATGTATGCGCAATTAGGTCATAAAGTAAAGTTTTTGGCACTTACAAATGGAGACGCAGGACACCAAAGTATGGGTGGGGGAGTCTTAGGAAAAAGAAGAAGAGCTGAAGCTAAAAAAGCAGGTGAGGCTTTAGGTATAGAATACGATGTACTTGATAATCATGATGCAGAACTTATTCCAACCTTAAATGTAAGACACCAAGTGATTAGAAAAATTAGAGAATGGGATGCAGATATTGTTTTAGGATTACGTCCTAATGATTATCATCCAGATCATAGAAATGCAGGTGTTGTGGTACAAGATGCAGCTTATTTAGTGATTGTGCCAAATGTTACTCCAGATACACCCGCTTTAGAGAAGAATCCTATTTTCTTATACATGCAAGATGGATTTCAAAAACCATATCCGTTTTCAAAAGACATTGCCGTAATTATAGATGGAGTTATGGATAAGAAGGAAAAAGCCTTTGCGTCTCATGAGTCTCAAGTTTTTGAGTGGATGCCATGGTTAATGGGAATGACAGAAAGTGATATCCCTACAGGAAAAAAAGAACGATTAGATTGGGTAAATAAAACCTACTTAAAAGAAACGAAGTTGGATGAAGCTGGTAAGGAATCTTTGAAAAAATGGTATCCAAAAACAGATACATCAAAAGTGAAATATGTTGAGTTTTTTGAGATTTGTGAGTATGGAAAACAACCAACAGACGAAGAAATAAAATACTATTTCCCTATGTTAAAATAA
- a CDS encoding exo-rhamnogalacturonan lyase family protein: MRNKILFLLVMFIAVSCTAEINKQIPIKIENNKTGAPITLGIPFPKGELFSIDHVRLLNSKGKEIVCQTTEVTTWEPADGSIKWVWVFFFSDENTDYTLEYGDDIYPMEAERKIVSVNNMRPQGGITVNTGALQFNINKQGHGFLDEVFIDKNNDKKYSSDELIASAPEDSRGTFLDILDDSGIDLSKATVNEVFREIGSGPLHTVFRVEGTYKYNEDDNNDSPFSMRIHAYAGKKYIKVLHTLTYTGVPDKHKIQKGEHSNIATQSEFIVSEDTTDDKGWMQPNDQISGCGLTFKYHLDKEVQFATSTNQDMRSDTSIAYDIYKEPLSNKKTGVLQTGPKFNKSSKQSTATQREVGFNAMVFKGKDNLAKAQRAKGWVDVSDKSKGISVGIKNVLEEYPKELEIDPKTGTINAYIWPSSVGAMSFERKNTDLDGGMLDNFAAGITKTTEFIYYFHTSESIENIELTMDYALDPPVAHASPEWYTSSLVYGKMAPFSVEHPEFENALQYKYDWIAFNQEWESWYSIFDYGDIKTYYFKDDWHMWTNNEPTVDFSLWTNFMRTGDPKYYKMAQAMSKHTMDVDNIHWPKKRTYVGEINDAIDFWNYENEPESTPYLGIGRRHGDEHWSALLSAHVWIQGWIASYYITGDQRALEVAKMTGDTYLNRIWGDHDLRGRRLYLSVLNLVELYDATKLEKYKIEIDERVKLMLELQKVQGGNLLLDRYGYSQTYVAQGLYKYYQLTGSEEVKKALIDHARWVKNIPPLNHQMESYLATIYPLLIGYDLSGNPSFLAEAKKRAEIIKVSDLPIKIDKNTTQKAYSEALLEVSRLPEDDKGRIAIWDLNQGLRVFGWTHANNIPYLLYWLDNLEPEKSK; this comes from the coding sequence ATGAGAAATAAAATACTCTTTTTATTAGTAATGTTTATTGCAGTGAGTTGTACGGCTGAAATAAATAAACAAATCCCGATTAAAATTGAAAATAATAAAACGGGAGCACCAATAACATTAGGAATTCCATTTCCTAAAGGCGAACTCTTTTCTATAGACCATGTAAGATTATTAAATAGTAAAGGTAAAGAAATAGTATGTCAGACAACAGAAGTTACAACTTGGGAACCTGCAGACGGTAGTATTAAGTGGGTTTGGGTATTCTTTTTCTCTGATGAAAATACAGATTATACATTGGAATATGGAGATGATATTTATCCTATGGAAGCAGAGCGTAAAATTGTATCTGTAAATAATATGAGGCCTCAAGGAGGTATAACTGTTAACACAGGTGCATTACAATTTAATATTAATAAACAAGGTCACGGGTTTTTAGATGAGGTTTTTATTGATAAAAACAACGATAAGAAATATTCTAGTGATGAATTAATTGCATCTGCTCCTGAAGATTCTAGAGGTACTTTTCTAGATATTTTAGACGACTCAGGAATAGATTTATCTAAAGCTACCGTAAACGAAGTGTTTAGAGAAATTGGTTCTGGACCATTACATACTGTATTTAGAGTAGAAGGTACTTATAAATACAATGAAGATGATAATAATGATTCTCCGTTCTCTATGAGAATTCATGCTTATGCAGGAAAAAAGTACATTAAAGTATTGCATACCTTAACTTATACCGGTGTTCCTGATAAACATAAAATACAAAAAGGAGAGCATAGTAATATTGCCACTCAAAGTGAATTTATTGTTTCTGAAGATACAACAGATGATAAAGGATGGATGCAACCAAATGATCAGATTTCGGGATGCGGATTAACTTTTAAATACCATCTAGACAAGGAAGTGCAATTTGCAACTTCTACAAATCAAGACATGCGTTCAGATACGAGTATTGCTTACGATATTTATAAAGAACCATTATCAAACAAAAAAACGGGTGTGTTACAAACAGGACCTAAATTTAATAAAAGCAGTAAACAATCTACCGCAACACAAAGAGAAGTTGGTTTTAATGCTATGGTATTTAAAGGGAAAGATAATCTTGCTAAAGCGCAACGTGCTAAAGGTTGGGTAGATGTTTCAGATAAATCTAAAGGGATAAGTGTAGGTATAAAAAACGTGCTTGAAGAATATCCTAAAGAGTTAGAAATAGATCCCAAAACAGGAACTATAAATGCGTATATATGGCCATCTAGTGTGGGAGCTATGAGTTTTGAAAGAAAAAACACAGATTTAGATGGAGGTATGTTAGATAATTTTGCGGCAGGAATTACTAAAACAACAGAGTTTATTTATTATTTCCATACTTCAGAAAGTATTGAAAACATAGAGTTAACTATGGATTACGCTCTAGATCCACCTGTAGCTCATGCAAGTCCAGAGTGGTATACATCGTCTTTAGTATATGGAAAAATGGCTCCTTTTAGTGTCGAGCATCCAGAATTTGAAAATGCATTACAGTATAAGTACGATTGGATCGCTTTTAATCAAGAATGGGAATCTTGGTATAGTATTTTTGATTATGGAGACATAAAAACATACTATTTTAAAGACGATTGGCATATGTGGACCAATAACGAGCCTACAGTTGATTTTAGTCTATGGACTAATTTTATGAGAACAGGAGATCCGAAGTATTACAAAATGGCGCAAGCTATGAGTAAACACACTATGGATGTTGATAATATTCATTGGCCCAAAAAGCGAACGTATGTAGGAGAAATTAATGATGCTATTGATTTTTGGAATTACGAGAATGAACCAGAATCTACACCGTATTTAGGAATTGGACGTAGGCATGGGGACGAACATTGGTCGGCTCTATTAAGTGCACATGTTTGGATTCAAGGTTGGATTGCTTCATATTATATTACAGGAGATCAGAGAGCTCTAGAAGTTGCTAAGATGACCGGAGATACCTATTTAAATAGAATTTGGGGAGATCATGATTTAAGAGGACGAAGATTATATTTATCTGTGCTTAATTTAGTAGAATTATATGATGCTACGAAGCTTGAAAAATATAAAATAGAGATTGATGAACGAGTAAAATTAATGTTAGAATTACAAAAAGTACAAGGAGGTAATTTGTTATTAGACCGTTATGGATATTCTCAAACATATGTAGCTCAAGGGTTATATAAATATTACCAATTAACAGGTAGTGAGGAAGTTAAAAAAGCCTTAATAGATCATGCCAGATGGGTGAAAAATATACCGCCTTTAAACCATCAAATGGAATCCTACCTAGCTACAATTTATCCGTTGTTAATAGGTTACGATTTAAGCGGAAATCCATCTTTCTTAGCAGAAGCAAAGAAAAGAGCAGAAATTATAAAAGTGTCTGATCTTCCAATTAAGATCGATAAAAACACAACCCAAAAAGCGTATAGTGAAGCATTATTAGAAGTATCTAGATTACCAGAAGATGATAAAGGACGAATTGCAATTTGGGATTTAAACCAAGGTTTAAGAGTTTTTGGATGGACACATGCAAACAATATTCCGTATCTGTTATATTGGTTAGACAATTTAGAACCAGAAAAATCAAAATAA
- a CDS encoding PIG-L deacetylase family protein codes for MFIQSMISLCLIFSLNVTAQEATTPLNIIVFGAHPDDCDNKMGGTAALFAKMGHHVKFVSVTNGDAGHYAKGGGHLAKIRRSEAQESGKRLGIEYTVLDNHDGELFPTIDVRHQIIREIRNWNADVVLTHRPVDYHPDHRYTGVLVQDAAYLVIVPNVTPDTSALKKNPVFLYLEDHFQKPNEFKADIAVDISSVFETKMDGLDAHKSQFYEWLPWTEGKLDIVPKGEKERRAFLTKIWGRSISPKVRESLTKWYGPTQANAAKYAEAFEICEYGKQPTDEEIKQLFPMLNN; via the coding sequence ATGTTTATTCAAAGTATGATTTCCTTGTGCCTAATTTTTAGTTTAAATGTCACTGCACAAGAAGCAACTACACCACTAAATATTATTGTTTTTGGTGCTCATCCCGACGATTGTGATAACAAAATGGGAGGAACAGCAGCTTTGTTCGCAAAAATGGGACATCACGTTAAGTTTGTTTCTGTAACCAATGGAGATGCCGGTCATTATGCAAAAGGTGGTGGTCATCTTGCAAAAATAAGACGAAGTGAAGCTCAAGAATCAGGAAAACGATTAGGAATAGAATACACCGTTTTAGACAATCATGATGGCGAACTTTTTCCTACAATTGATGTTAGACATCAGATAATTAGAGAAATTAGAAATTGGAATGCAGATGTTGTACTAACTCATAGGCCTGTAGATTATCACCCAGATCATAGATATACAGGTGTGTTAGTGCAAGATGCTGCATATTTAGTTATCGTTCCAAATGTTACACCAGATACATCTGCTTTAAAGAAGAATCCAGTATTCTTATATCTAGAGGATCACTTTCAAAAGCCAAACGAATTCAAAGCAGATATCGCAGTAGATATTTCAAGTGTCTTCGAAACAAAAATGGATGGTTTAGATGCGCATAAATCTCAATTCTACGAATGGCTGCCTTGGACAGAAGGTAAACTTGATATAGTGCCAAAAGGAGAAAAAGAAAGAAGAGCATTTCTTACTAAAATATGGGGCAGATCTATTTCTCCAAAAGTAAGAGAGTCGTTAACCAAATGGTATGGCCCAACTCAAGCAAATGCAGCAAAATATGCAGAGGCTTTTGAGATCTGTGAATACGGTAAACAACCAACAGATGAAGAAATAAAACAACTTTTTCCAATGTTAAACAACTAA